In Ptychodera flava strain L36383 chromosome 21, AS_Pfla_20210202, whole genome shotgun sequence, a genomic segment contains:
- the LOC139121610 gene encoding UDP-GalNAc:beta-1,3-N-acetylgalactosaminyltransferase 1-like isoform X2 codes for MVPKMKFEVTFKMRFILYSFVFLCFASPFAMYNMGGQPSKEDIFATSSWFFGDQQPIREQNITFILDQADVCREREVFLLNMVFTRTEEASRRSVIRRTWGAVKGYKQRNILTMFVVGKTKEDEGLTKRLENEARLFKDVIMANFIDTYENLTLKTISSLQWATHLCPSALFVLKIDADMMVNFGNFIPYLETVPRSNFVAGQVAVSSPWRFYFSKWYISYSEYPYNTYPPYLVGSYVMSSDVVHKLAVTSYYTKAFKFEDVYVGINLKKLEISPVHVDEFYIATHSLSSRNLKGSYVAHYFTEESTLDIWKEVSAGNRNIIVNVPNI; via the exons ATG GTACCAAAAATGAAGTTCGAAGTTACTTTTAAGATGCGGTTTATTCTATATTCGTTTGTGTTTCTGTGTTTCGCATCTCCATTCGCCATGTACAACATGGGTGGCCAACCGAGCAAGGAAGACATCTTCGCCACGTCGTCGTGGTTCTTCGGCGACCAGCAGCCAATCAGGGAGCAGAACATAACATTCATCCTAGACCAGGCCGACGTCTGCCGGGAGAGGGAGGTGTTCTTGCTGAACATGGTCTTCACACGGACTGAGGAGGCTTCTCGTCGATCTGTCATACGCCGGACCTGGGGCGCTGTCAAGGGATACAAGCAGAGAAATATCCTCACAATGTTCGTCGTCGGGAAAACAAAAGAAGACGAGGGTCTGACGAAAAGGTTAGAGAATGAAGCGAGACTTTTCAAGGACGTCATAATGGCCAACTTTATAGACACATACGAAAACCTTACGCTGAAAACTATTTCAAGCTTGCAGTGGGCAACACATTTGTGCCCAAGTGCGCTGTTTGTCTTGAAGATTGACGCTGATATGATGGTCAACTTTGGAAACTTCATACCCTACCTTGAAACTGTGCCAAGAAGTAACTTCGTCGCCGGGCAAGTAGCCGTCAGCTCTCCTTGGCGATTTTATTTCAGTAAGTGGTACATCAGCTACAGCGAGTACCCGTACAACACTTACCCGCCATATTTGGTGGGGTCCTACGTGATGTCATCGGACGTTGTGCACAAACTTGCCGTGACGTCATACTACACGAaggctttcaaatttgaggACGTCTATGTTGGAATTAACTTAAAAAAGCTTGAGATTTCACCCGTCCATGTCGATGAATTTTACATCGCTACTCATTCGCTGTCATCAAGAAATCTTAAGGGAAGTTATGTCGCCCACTacttcactgaggaaagtaCACTAGACATTTGGAAGGAAGTCTCTGCTGGGAACCGGAATATCATCGTAAATGTACCGAATATTTAA
- the LOC139121610 gene encoding UDP-GalNAc:beta-1,3-N-acetylgalactosaminyltransferase 1-like isoform X1, translating to MTQKDGIPKTCNSKTLDSHCISRWVPKMKFEVTFKMRFILYSFVFLCFASPFAMYNMGGQPSKEDIFATSSWFFGDQQPIREQNITFILDQADVCREREVFLLNMVFTRTEEASRRSVIRRTWGAVKGYKQRNILTMFVVGKTKEDEGLTKRLENEARLFKDVIMANFIDTYENLTLKTISSLQWATHLCPSALFVLKIDADMMVNFGNFIPYLETVPRSNFVAGQVAVSSPWRFYFSKWYISYSEYPYNTYPPYLVGSYVMSSDVVHKLAVTSYYTKAFKFEDVYVGINLKKLEISPVHVDEFYIATHSLSSRNLKGSYVAHYFTEESTLDIWKEVSAGNRNIIVNVPNI from the coding sequence GTACCAAAAATGAAGTTCGAAGTTACTTTTAAGATGCGGTTTATTCTATATTCGTTTGTGTTTCTGTGTTTCGCATCTCCATTCGCCATGTACAACATGGGTGGCCAACCGAGCAAGGAAGACATCTTCGCCACGTCGTCGTGGTTCTTCGGCGACCAGCAGCCAATCAGGGAGCAGAACATAACATTCATCCTAGACCAGGCCGACGTCTGCCGGGAGAGGGAGGTGTTCTTGCTGAACATGGTCTTCACACGGACTGAGGAGGCTTCTCGTCGATCTGTCATACGCCGGACCTGGGGCGCTGTCAAGGGATACAAGCAGAGAAATATCCTCACAATGTTCGTCGTCGGGAAAACAAAAGAAGACGAGGGTCTGACGAAAAGGTTAGAGAATGAAGCGAGACTTTTCAAGGACGTCATAATGGCCAACTTTATAGACACATACGAAAACCTTACGCTGAAAACTATTTCAAGCTTGCAGTGGGCAACACATTTGTGCCCAAGTGCGCTGTTTGTCTTGAAGATTGACGCTGATATGATGGTCAACTTTGGAAACTTCATACCCTACCTTGAAACTGTGCCAAGAAGTAACTTCGTCGCCGGGCAAGTAGCCGTCAGCTCTCCTTGGCGATTTTATTTCAGTAAGTGGTACATCAGCTACAGCGAGTACCCGTACAACACTTACCCGCCATATTTGGTGGGGTCCTACGTGATGTCATCGGACGTTGTGCACAAACTTGCCGTGACGTCATACTACACGAaggctttcaaatttgaggACGTCTATGTTGGAATTAACTTAAAAAAGCTTGAGATTTCACCCGTCCATGTCGATGAATTTTACATCGCTACTCATTCGCTGTCATCAAGAAATCTTAAGGGAAGTTATGTCGCCCACTacttcactgaggaaagtaCACTAGACATTTGGAAGGAAGTCTCTGCTGGGAACCGGAATATCATCGTAAATGTACCGAATATTTAA